A single window of Anopheles moucheti chromosome 2, idAnoMoucSN_F20_07, whole genome shotgun sequence DNA harbors:
- the LOC128309154 gene encoding serine/threonine-protein kinase stk11, giving the protein MNSSLSTEIPYSNDGDHRSKTTNASYNNNGSCVNAHENNTEGQDRFAFACDDPPSDARLHPSDSLDDDLEDVYKTCNSQSVVEWINDDDELERLDLPIEPLDPTGTVFNRVDSSDIIYQEKKKKCKLVGKYVMGDVLGEGSYGKVKEVLDSETLSRRAVKILTKRKLRRIPNGEQNVRSEIKLLRKLQHRNVIELLDVLYNEQKQKMYLIMEYCVGGLQEMLDSVPEKRLPIHQAHDYFVQLLDGLEYLHGCGIIHKDIKPGNLLLTLDHTLKISDFGVAEALKPFALTDECTTSQGSPAFQPPEIANGHDVFSGFKVDIWSTGVTLYNITTGLYPFEGDNIYKLLENIGKCEWNPPGWLEPRLADLLVNILQADPRKRFTLQQIRHHEWFLFAPDATSPLVPIPPLKGDWNRCSTVLPYLIAHHYEKDRDMPYYTEHDVNEMARQQHDHYTDDGLYDRSYLMAQPLESLSFHSDDPGSETGTTRRAYQPQPNSGSGRSTVDKRPSRSFSLSPKPSIKHMIGSSCPATTGNSSKRRSRKTVSCISWRKWPHCRQS; this is encoded by the exons ATGAACAGCAGCCTGTCCACGGAAATACCGTACTCGAACGATGGTGACCACCGTAGCAAAACGACGAATGCATCTTACAATAATAATGGATCATGCGTGAACGCGCACGAGAACAACACGGAAGGCCAGGACAGATTTGCCTTTGCCTGTGATGATCCACCGTCCGATGCGCGGTTGCATCCCTCCGACAGCTTAGACGATGATCTGGAGGATGTATACAAGACGTGCAACAGCCAGTCGGTGGTTGAATGGATCAACGATGACGACGAGCTTGAACGATTGGATTTACCGATTGAGCCCCTGGACCCGACTGGTACCGTATTCAACCGGGTTGATAGTTCCGACATCATTTAccaagagaagaagaaaaaatgtaaactCGTCGGGAAGTACGTAATGGGAGACGTGCTCGGTGAGGGCAGTTACGGCAAGGTGAAGGAGGTGCTCGATTCAGAAACGTTGAGCCGTCGCGCAGTAAAG ATTCTAACCAAACGCAAACTACGACGCATTCCAAATGGCGAGCAGAATGTGCGGAGCGAAATTAAGCTGCTGCGAAAGTTGCAGCACCGCAACGTGATCGAGCTTCTGGATGTGCTGTACAATGAGCAGAAGCAGAAGATGTATCTCATCATGGAGTACTGCGTCGGTGGGCTGCAGGAGATGCTGGATTCGGTGCCAGAAAAGCGGCTACCGATACACCAGGCGCACGACTATTTTGTGCAATTGCTGGACGGGTTGGAGTACCTGCACGGTTGCGGCATCATACACAAAGACATCAAGCCGGGCAATCTGCTGCTAACGCTAGATCATACGCTGAAAATATCGGACTTTGGTGTAGCGGAA GCATTAAAACCTTTCGCCCTAACGGATGAATGTACGACCAGCCAAGGATCGCCAGCCTTCCAGCCTCCGGAAATTGCGAACGGGCATGATGTATTCTCAGGGTTTAAAGTTGATATCTGGAGCACGGGCGTTACACT GTACAATATAACTACCGGATTGTATCCGTTCGAAGGTGATAATATTTATAAACTGTTAGAAAACATAGGTAAATGTGAATGGAATCCGCCGGGATGGTTAGAGCCCCGGCTGGCCGATTTGCTCGTTAATATACTGCAGGCGGATCCACGTAAACGGTTCACCCTACAACAGATACGGCACCATGA ATGGTTCCTGTTTGCCCCGGATGCAACGAGCCCGCTCGTACCGATACCACCGTTAAAAGGCGATTGGAATAGATGTTCCACCGTGCTGCCTTACCTGATAGCTCATCACTACGAGAAAGATCGGGACATGCCGTACTACACGGAGCACGACGTAAATG AAATGGCACGCCAGCAGCACGATCATTACACGGACGATGGACTGTACGATCGCAGCTATCTAATGGCACAGCCGCTAGAATCACTATCGTTCCATTCGGACGATCCGGGCAGCGAAACGGGCACGACGCGACGTGCCTACCAGCCTCAGCCAAACAGTGGCAGCGGCCGTTCCACCGTAGATAAGCGACCGTCGCGAAGCTTCTCACTGTCACCGAAACCGAGCATAAAGCACATGATCGGTAGCAGCTGTCCGGCTACGACGggaaacagcagcaaacgacGCTCGCGCAAAACTGTCTCCTGTATATCGTGGCGCAAGTGGCCCCACTGCCGCCAATCTTGA